A genome region from Planctomycetota bacterium includes the following:
- the der gene encoding ribosome biogenesis GTPase Der — translation MGVPQVVIVGRPNVGKSSLFNWLAGRRLAIVDDRAGVTRDRVTQLVEYDDRFVELVDTGGIGIVDADNLTEHVERQIQIAIDSADVILFVVDTRAGLTPMDSDISQRLRNVPAPVICVANKADAPSLDVQADEFYKLGRDPIIRVSAREKRNRDELWSAVFAALPKQVDEETPADPVMKVAIVGRRNVGKSTFVNTLSQTERMIVSEVPGTTRDSVDVRFELDGQAMMAIDTPGLRKRKSLANDLEYYSLHRAQRSIRRADVVFMFFDAAEPVSQVDQQLCAYIDENSKPCVFVVNKWDLYTGKVSTEEWAQYLHDEFRTMRHVPIAFITGQTGKNIKALVNHGQMLFKQARTRVTTGELNRVLRAVIERNPPPLYKNRRPKIYYATQVGIEPPTIVLFCSDPSAISPNYQRYLIGALRERLPYAEVPIKLYTRSRSADGAEKRPKEPPLFDDQAVPVAKRRKGEAADAEIPLPTDWQEDADADFDELPDDEE, via the coding sequence ATGGGCGTTCCTCAAGTTGTCATCGTCGGTCGACCCAACGTCGGCAAGAGCAGCCTGTTCAACTGGCTGGCCGGCCGCCGCTTGGCCATTGTCGATGACCGGGCCGGCGTGACCCGCGACCGTGTCACGCAACTAGTCGAATACGACGACCGGTTTGTCGAGTTGGTCGACACCGGCGGCATCGGTATCGTCGACGCGGACAACCTGACCGAACACGTCGAACGCCAGATTCAGATCGCCATCGATTCGGCCGACGTGATTCTGTTCGTGGTTGACACGCGCGCGGGGCTGACGCCCATGGACAGCGATATTTCGCAACGCCTGCGCAATGTACCGGCTCCGGTGATCTGCGTGGCCAACAAGGCCGACGCCCCGTCGCTCGATGTGCAAGCCGACGAGTTCTACAAGCTGGGGCGCGATCCCATCATTCGTGTTAGCGCCCGGGAAAAGCGCAACCGTGACGAGTTGTGGAGCGCGGTCTTCGCTGCTTTGCCCAAGCAAGTTGACGAAGAAACTCCGGCCGACCCGGTGATGAAGGTGGCGATCGTCGGCCGTCGCAACGTCGGCAAAAGCACCTTTGTCAACACGTTGTCACAGACCGAGCGGATGATCGTCAGCGAAGTGCCCGGTACCACCCGCGATAGCGTTGACGTTCGGTTCGAACTCGATGGCCAGGCGATGATGGCCATCGATACGCCCGGGCTGCGCAAGCGAAAGAGTCTGGCAAACGACCTGGAATACTACAGCCTGCATCGAGCCCAGCGCAGCATCCGCCGCGCCGACGTCGTGTTCATGTTCTTCGACGCCGCCGAGCCGGTCAGCCAGGTCGATCAGCAGCTTTGCGCGTACATTGACGAAAACTCCAAGCCCTGCGTGTTCGTTGTGAATAAGTGGGACTTGTACACCGGCAAGGTTTCGACCGAGGAGTGGGCGCAATACCTGCACGACGAGTTCCGCACCATGCGGCACGTGCCGATCGCCTTCATCACCGGCCAGACGGGCAAGAACATCAAGGCTCTGGTCAATCACGGGCAAATGTTGTTCAAGCAAGCCCGCACGCGCGTGACCACTGGCGAACTGAATCGAGTGCTGCGCGCGGTCATCGAGCGCAACCCGCCGCCGCTCTATAAGAACCGCCGGCCCAAGATTTATTACGCCACGCAAGTCGGCATCGAGCCGCCGACGATCGTGCTGTTTTGCAGCGACCCGTCGGCCATCAGTCCCAACTATCAGCGATACCTGATCGGCGCGCTGCGCGAGCGATTGCCCTATGCCGAGGTGCCGATCAAGCTTTACACGCGCTCGCGCAGCGCCGACGGAGCAGAGAAACGGCCGAAGGAACCGCCGCTGTTCGACGACCAGGCCGTCCCCGTTGCCAAACGACGCAAAGGAGAAGCGGCCGACGCGGAAATACCCTTGCCGACCGACTGGCAAGAGGATGCTGACGCGGACTTCGACGAATTGCCCGACGACGAGGAATGA
- a CDS encoding transcriptional regulator, with translation MSTVTPTTRPAVEELPYDVVELKAAIEAMPLEVRVRLEPLVGRVVESTKRRRKIMNLVQDALGQLRLDMKYLVFDLEATRRERDEYRQQLEGDSAE, from the coding sequence ATGAGCACCGTCACCCCGACCACTCGTCCCGCCGTTGAAGAACTCCCCTACGACGTGGTCGAGCTCAAGGCCGCCATCGAGGCCATGCCTTTGGAAGTCCGGGTGCGGCTCGAACCGCTCGTCGGTCGCGTGGTCGAAAGCACCAAGCGCCGCCGCAAAATCATGAACCTGGTCCAAGACGCGCTGGGCCAGTTGCGGCTCGACATGAAGTACCTGGTCTTCGATCTGGAAGCCACGCGTCGCGAGCGCGATGAATACCGCCAGCAACTCGAAGGCGACAGCGCCGAGTAA
- the ald gene encoding alanine dehydrogenase: protein MIIGVPKEVKRDEYRVAMLPVGVEELRRAGHQVLIEAGAGLGSGIPDENYAAHGATIVATADELFAAAEMIVKVKEPLPVEWPRLRRGQIVFTYFHFAASRALTDAIINSGITAVAYETLSDDQGRLPLLTPMSEVAGRMSIQEGAKYLERPQMGRGILLGGVPGVAPANILILGAGVVGANAAKVAAGFGANIALLDVNMDRLRYLDDITAPNVDCLFSDRHTVREHLRRADLVIGAVLIPGAKAPRLVEAEDLKLMQPGSVIIDVAIDQGGCIETSRPTTHSEPTYMVDNVLHYCVTNMPGAVGRTSTYALCNVTLPWVLQIAKRGIVAAAERSRPLARAINIIDGRVTNRPVAETFELPFDDRFSA from the coding sequence ATGATCATCGGCGTGCCCAAGGAAGTTAAGCGTGACGAGTATCGTGTGGCCATGCTGCCCGTCGGCGTCGAGGAACTCCGCCGCGCCGGGCACCAGGTGCTGATCGAGGCCGGCGCCGGCCTGGGCTCGGGCATACCCGACGAGAACTACGCCGCTCACGGGGCCACCATCGTCGCCACGGCTGACGAGCTGTTCGCCGCGGCCGAAATGATCGTCAAGGTCAAGGAGCCGCTGCCGGTCGAGTGGCCGCGTCTGCGCCGCGGGCAGATCGTCTTTACTTACTTCCATTTCGCCGCCAGTCGCGCCTTGACCGACGCGATCATTAACAGCGGCATCACCGCCGTCGCCTATGAAACGCTCAGCGACGATCAAGGGCGCTTGCCCCTGCTGACTCCGATGAGCGAAGTGGCCGGGCGCATGAGCATCCAGGAAGGGGCCAAATACCTCGAACGGCCGCAAATGGGTCGCGGCATTCTGCTGGGCGGCGTGCCGGGCGTCGCGCCGGCCAACATCCTGATCCTGGGTGCCGGTGTCGTCGGCGCCAACGCCGCCAAGGTGGCGGCCGGCTTCGGCGCGAATATCGCCTTGCTCGACGTGAACATGGACCGGCTGCGCTACCTGGACGACATCACCGCGCCGAATGTCGATTGCTTGTTCAGCGACCGGCACACGGTGCGCGAACATCTGCGCCGAGCCGATCTTGTCATTGGCGCCGTTCTGATTCCCGGGGCCAAAGCACCGCGGTTGGTCGAGGCCGAAGATCTAAAGCTGATGCAGCCAGGCAGCGTGATTATCGACGTGGCGATCGACCAGGGAGGTTGCATCGAAACCAGCCGCCCCACCACACACAGCGAGCCGACCTACATGGTCGACAACGTGCTCCACTACTGCGTCACCAACATGCCCGGGGCCGTCGGGCGCACCAGCACGTACGCCCTGTGCAACGTAACGCTCCCCTGGGTGCTGCAGATTGCCAAGCGAGGAATCGTGGCCGCGGCAGAACGCTCGCGACCCCTCGCGCGGGCGATCAACATCATCGATGGCCGAGTGACGAACCGGCCCGTGGCCGAGACGTTCGAGCTGCCGTTCGACGACCGGTTCAGCGCGTAG
- a CDS encoding uracil-DNA glycosylase codes for MAKSASARKAAVQTLEALQRAGVTHLPKARRKVSIHQAVPTEEPAASEVAVPAPVTSQSPMVAKAPAPTAKAPEKVASRATTPAEAQQLLEVIRPEVVACTRCTELAETRTQTVFGVGNPRARLVFMGEAPGADEDKQGEPFVGRAGQLLTKIIEACKLRREDVYILNTLKCRPPGNRNPAPDEVANCRHFFERQLSIIQPEFLVCLGAIAAQSLLETDVTIGRLRGTFHEYRGIQVVCTYHPAYLLRNPNAKRDVWEDMKMVMQRMGVEL; via the coding sequence ATGGCCAAGTCGGCATCGGCACGCAAAGCCGCCGTCCAAACACTCGAAGCGCTGCAGCGCGCCGGCGTGACCCATTTGCCCAAAGCGCGGCGCAAGGTTTCGATTCACCAGGCCGTGCCAACGGAAGAGCCTGCCGCATCGGAAGTGGCCGTGCCAGCGCCGGTAACTTCGCAATCGCCGATGGTAGCGAAAGCGCCCGCGCCGACGGCGAAAGCGCCCGAGAAAGTTGCTTCGCGCGCGACGACGCCGGCCGAAGCTCAGCAACTGCTGGAGGTCATCCGCCCTGAGGTCGTCGCCTGCACACGCTGCACCGAACTGGCCGAGACGCGGACCCAGACGGTGTTCGGCGTGGGAAACCCGCGAGCGCGGCTGGTGTTCATGGGTGAGGCACCTGGTGCCGACGAAGACAAGCAAGGCGAACCATTCGTTGGTCGCGCCGGTCAGTTGCTGACCAAGATCATCGAAGCGTGCAAGCTGCGGCGCGAGGATGTCTATATCTTGAACACGCTCAAGTGTCGCCCGCCGGGGAACCGCAACCCCGCGCCGGACGAAGTGGCCAATTGTCGGCATTTCTTCGAGCGGCAGTTGAGCATTATTCAGCCTGAGTTCCTGGTCTGCCTAGGCGCGATCGCGGCCCAGTCACTGCTCGAGACCGATGTGACCATCGGCCGGCTGCGCGGCACGTTTCACGAGTACCGGGGCATCCAGGTGGTCTGCACTTATCACCCGGCCTACTTGCTGCGCAATCCCAACGCCAAGCGCGACGTCTGGGAAGACATGAAGATGGTGATGCAGCGAATGGGAGTCGAGCTCTAG